A single Comamonas sp. NLF-1-9 DNA region contains:
- a CDS encoding TRAP transporter small permease, which produces MKLHQALRRASDYANRLVEWLLLVIGVAFSLILFVQVVARYMGNSLSWSEEVGRYMLVATSFLGATVAYKRAEFIGLAGFGARFGPVVERAIVRLLQWLTLACFGLITWFGVGYTLKAWDQTSSAVQMPMSLPISVLPVSAAIFLLHVLVDLTGPVKHAPST; this is translated from the coding sequence ATGAAGCTGCACCAGGCGCTGCGCCGGGCCAGTGACTACGCCAACCGCCTGGTGGAGTGGCTGCTGCTGGTGATCGGCGTGGCGTTTTCGCTCATCCTGTTTGTCCAGGTGGTGGCGCGCTACATGGGCAATTCGCTGAGCTGGTCTGAAGAGGTGGGCCGCTACATGCTGGTGGCCACCAGCTTCCTGGGCGCCACCGTCGCCTACAAGCGCGCCGAATTCATCGGCCTGGCCGGTTTCGGCGCCCGCTTCGGCCCGGTGGTCGAGCGCGCCATCGTGCGCCTGCTGCAATGGCTCACGCTGGCCTGCTTCGGCCTTATCACCTGGTTTGGCGTGGGCTATACGCTCAAGGCCTGGGATCAGACCTCGTCGGCGGTGCAGATGCCAATGTCGCTGCCGATCTCCGTGCTGCCGGTCTCGGCCGCCATCTTCCTGCTGCACGTGCTGGTGGATCTGACCGGCCCGGTCAAGCACGCCCCGTCCACATGA
- a CDS encoding TRAP transporter large permease gives MIIVLLFGLMFLLMALGLPVALSIGLPAIGLIITPGVFPDSVTLAALGQTVVQQLFSGVDSFDLLAVPLFMIAGAIMEVGGISRRLIDFCNSLVGWAPGGLAAAAIGASIIIAGISGSAAADTAAIGAVVIPTMVRQGYPPAFAAAVVAAGGAIGIIIPPSIPMILFGFMTNISTSQLFAGGILVGALLGFSFMAVAVFISWRKGYGERQPFTWRQVGATGRAALWSMGAPVIVLGGILGGIVTVTEGAALAVFYALLVGTVINRELSWRELPGLVIRSQATAGSILFIIAMAKVFGWLLAMQQSAQLLNTFVNSLALPPIGLLLLVMLLLLIIGCVMETTAALLLVVPVLALLTPQMQVDPVQFGVLVVVNLAIGMLTPPVGICLFVSCGIAQVSLGKISRAIAPLVLVSMVDLIIAALWPPLTMWLPTLLYR, from the coding sequence ATGATCATCGTCCTGCTCTTCGGGCTGATGTTCTTGCTCATGGCCCTGGGTCTGCCGGTGGCGCTCAGCATCGGGCTGCCGGCCATAGGCCTGATCATCACGCCGGGCGTGTTCCCCGATTCGGTGACGCTGGCGGCGCTCGGCCAGACGGTGGTGCAGCAACTGTTTTCCGGCGTCGATTCCTTTGACCTGCTGGCGGTGCCGCTGTTCATGATTGCCGGCGCCATCATGGAAGTGGGCGGCATCTCGCGCCGCCTGATCGACTTTTGCAACAGCCTGGTGGGCTGGGCGCCGGGCGGGCTGGCGGCGGCGGCCATAGGCGCGTCCATCATCATCGCCGGCATTTCGGGCTCGGCCGCGGCCGACACGGCGGCGATCGGCGCGGTGGTCATTCCCACCATGGTGCGCCAGGGCTATCCGCCGGCCTTTGCCGCGGCCGTGGTGGCGGCGGGCGGGGCCATAGGCATCATCATCCCGCCGTCGATCCCGATGATTCTCTTCGGGTTCATGACCAACATCTCCACCTCGCAGTTGTTCGCCGGCGGCATCCTGGTGGGCGCGCTGCTGGGTTTTTCCTTCATGGCGGTGGCGGTGTTCATCTCCTGGCGCAAGGGCTATGGCGAGCGCCAGCCCTTCACCTGGCGGCAGGTCGGCGCGACCGGGCGCGCGGCGCTGTGGTCCATGGGCGCGCCGGTGATCGTGCTCGGCGGCATCCTGGGCGGCATCGTCACCGTGACCGAAGGCGCGGCGCTGGCGGTGTTCTACGCGCTGCTGGTAGGCACGGTGATCAACCGCGAGCTGTCCTGGCGCGAACTGCCTGGGCTCGTCATCCGCTCGCAGGCGACGGCGGGCAGCATCCTGTTCATCATCGCCATGGCCAAGGTCTTTGGCTGGCTGCTGGCAATGCAGCAAAGCGCGCAGCTGCTCAACACCTTCGTCAATTCGCTGGCGCTGCCGCCCATAGGTCTGCTGCTGCTGGTGATGCTGCTGCTGCTCATCATCGGCTGCGTGATGGAGACCACCGCCGCGCTGCTGCTCGTCGTCCCGGTGCTGGCGCTGCTCACGCCGCAGATGCAGGTCGATCCGGTGCAGTTCGGCGTGCTGGTGGTGGTGAACCTGGCGATCGGCATGCTCACGCCGCCAGTGGGCATCTGCCTGTTCGTCAGTTGCGGCATCGCCCAGGTCAGCCTGGGCAAGATTTCGCGCGCGATCGCGCCACTGGTGCTGGTGTCCATGGTCGATCTGATCATCGCCGCGCTCTGGCCGCCGCTGACCATGTGGCTGCCGACCCTGCTCTATCGCTGA
- a CDS encoding DUF2157 domain-containing protein codes for MHTFIEALIRQHALDAAQARQLWQLARLQAPPAQLRERLQRALAVVAALLLGAALIFWVAANWQHMALQTRLHLLEAAVLAPALLLALIARAHTALLLLATLALGALLAFVGQTWQTGADAWQLFAIWALLALPWALLARHDGLWALWLLIAGAALFAWSGAPLGLQVLWAPDGPTPLHRYLELLLWAALFLLPLALRAGGLMRQPRPALSWPIAALMALSAWSAGGILNLVGRHTDAQFGLCALLIAGALLLAWRRQPRQYGVLALALMAANAMVLSTLGWWLFQLGNDFAVGPMLLLTLAAAASTGLSLRWLYRLQARDAQA; via the coding sequence ATGCATACCTTCATTGAAGCGTTGATCCGGCAGCACGCGCTGGACGCCGCGCAGGCCAGGCAGCTGTGGCAGCTCGCGCGGCTGCAGGCGCCGCCAGCGCAGCTGCGCGAGCGGCTGCAACGCGCGCTTGCCGTGGTGGCGGCGTTGCTGCTGGGTGCGGCGCTGATCTTCTGGGTGGCCGCCAACTGGCAGCACATGGCGCTGCAAACCCGCCTCCATCTGCTGGAGGCGGCGGTGCTCGCGCCCGCCTTGCTGCTTGCGCTAATCGCGCGTGCGCACACCGCCTTGCTGCTGCTGGCGACGCTGGCGCTGGGCGCCTTGCTGGCCTTCGTCGGCCAGACCTGGCAGACCGGCGCGGACGCCTGGCAGCTGTTTGCCATCTGGGCGCTGCTGGCCCTGCCCTGGGCGCTGCTCGCGCGCCACGACGGGCTGTGGGCACTGTGGCTGCTGATCGCGGGCGCGGCTCTGTTCGCCTGGTCTGGCGCGCCGCTGGGACTGCAAGTCCTCTGGGCGCCGGACGGCCCCACGCCGCTGCATCGCTATCTGGAACTGCTGCTCTGGGCGGCGCTGTTCCTGCTGCCGCTGGCCTTGCGCGCTGGCGGGCTCATGCGCCAGCCGCGCCCTGCGCTTAGCTGGCCCATCGCCGCGCTGATGGCCCTGAGCGCCTGGAGCGCCGGCGGCATCCTCAACCTGGTGGGCCGCCATACCGACGCGCAGTTCGGGCTGTGCGCGCTGCTCATCGCCGGGGCCTTGCTGCTGGCCTGGCGCCGCCAGCCACGCCAATACGGCGTGCTGGCGCTGGCGCTGATGGCCGCCAACGCCATGGTGCTGAGCACGCTGGGCTGGTGGCTGTTTCAGTTGGGCAACGACTTCGCGGTAGGCCCCATGCTGTTGCTGACACTGGCAGCGGCGGCCAGCACCGGGCTGAGCCTGCGCTGGCTCTACCGCCTGCAAGCCAGGGACGCCCAGGCATGA